The Myxococcota bacterium genome has a segment encoding these proteins:
- a CDS encoding FAD-dependent oxidoreductase, which yields MSEPELLRVDERDVRQWDATVDVLVVGFGCAGACAAIEAAEAGADVLVVDRAGGPGGTSAQSGGFLYLGGGTALQRALGYEDSAENMFRYMMAACGPDPDEALVAPYCEGSAAHFDWIAARGVPFRESFFAGAHEPFTSDEGLVYSGSEHVHPFCEIARPAPRGHAPRAVRGKGALLMRKLVEAAGAAGARAACQRRCDALVLARDGAVVGAVVRSLEGTETIRARRGVVLAAGGFIFDDAMLARHAPLLRRCRQKTGTETDDGLGIRLGLAAGGEAIRMEAGDVSLVVFPPNSLRHGIFVNRHGQRFLNEDVYFGRAGETVLFHQEGRAWLVVDDAHFERPAFFPIEIAAVAETIAELEGELGLPDGVLQQTVAYYNEHAARGEDPLFRKGNGYVTPIVEPPFAAIDLSVDTEIYAAFTLGGLRIDANARVLRASGEPIPGLYAAGRTTSGVAKQGYSSGMSLGDGTFFGRAAGRHAAARRG from the coding sequence GTCGACGAGCGCGACGTGCGCCAGTGGGACGCGACCGTCGACGTCCTCGTCGTGGGCTTCGGCTGCGCGGGCGCGTGCGCGGCGATCGAGGCGGCGGAGGCGGGGGCGGACGTGCTCGTCGTCGACCGCGCGGGCGGCCCGGGCGGCACGTCCGCGCAGTCGGGCGGCTTCCTCTACCTCGGCGGCGGCACGGCGCTGCAGCGCGCGCTCGGCTACGAGGACTCGGCCGAGAACATGTTCCGCTACATGATGGCCGCCTGCGGCCCCGACCCGGACGAGGCGCTCGTCGCGCCCTACTGCGAGGGCAGCGCCGCGCACTTCGACTGGATCGCGGCGCGCGGCGTCCCGTTTCGCGAGAGCTTCTTCGCGGGCGCGCACGAGCCGTTCACATCGGACGAGGGGCTCGTCTACTCGGGCTCCGAGCACGTGCATCCATTCTGCGAGATCGCGCGGCCCGCGCCGCGCGGGCACGCGCCGCGCGCGGTGCGCGGCAAGGGCGCGCTGCTGATGCGCAAGCTCGTCGAGGCGGCGGGCGCGGCCGGCGCGCGCGCCGCCTGTCAACGCCGCTGCGACGCGCTCGTGCTGGCGCGCGACGGCGCCGTCGTCGGCGCCGTCGTCCGCTCGCTCGAGGGCACGGAGACGATCCGCGCGCGGCGCGGCGTCGTGCTCGCCGCGGGCGGCTTCATCTTCGACGACGCGATGCTCGCGCGCCACGCGCCGTTGCTCCGCCGCTGCAGGCAGAAGACGGGCACCGAGACGGACGACGGGCTCGGCATCCGGCTCGGGCTCGCGGCCGGCGGAGAGGCGATCCGCATGGAAGCCGGCGACGTCTCGCTCGTCGTGTTCCCGCCGAACTCGCTGCGCCACGGCATCTTCGTCAACCGCCACGGCCAGCGCTTCCTGAACGAGGACGTCTACTTCGGGCGCGCGGGCGAGACCGTGCTCTTCCACCAGGAAGGCCGCGCCTGGCTCGTCGTCGACGACGCGCACTTCGAGCGGCCGGCGTTCTTCCCGATCGAGATCGCCGCCGTCGCCGAGACGATCGCCGAGCTCGAGGGCGAGCTCGGCCTGCCCGACGGCGTGCTCCAGCAGACGGTCGCCTACTACAACGAGCACGCCGCGCGCGGCGAGGACCCGCTCTTCCGCAAGGGCAACGGCTACGTGACGCCGATCGTCGAGCCGCCCTTCGCGGCGATCGACCTCTCGGTGGACACCGAGATCTACGCGGCCTTCACGCTAGGCGGGCTCCGCATCGACGCGAACGCGCGCGTGCTGCGCGCGTCGGGCGAGCCGATCCCGGGGCTCTACGCCGCCGGGCGCACGACGAGCGGCGTCGCCAAGCAGGGCTACAGCAGCGGCATGTCGCTCGGCGACGGCACGTTCTTCGGCCGCGCCGCGGGCCGGCACGCCGCCGCGCGTCGCGGCTGA
- a CDS encoding CoA transferase produces MAHGPLEGVRVLDLSIALTGPYAAALMADQGAEVVKVERPGIGDLARWVGVSVNRMSAFFLACNRGKRSIAVDLAKEDGRAVVLELAARADVVIQNFRPGVMDRLGLGYDAVRARNPDVVYLSLSGYGSTGPYRDRSAYDTAIQAYAGMAANQADPNVGTPTFLRQTAADKVTALYASQAVAAALFARARGRGGQHIELSMTDAVVSFLWADSAGNEVLLESDGSQHSSFVAGFQPFAFADGWGIANPTSAADFHAMCRALGVEGWDDPRLATMEARNANRDYTEQIMDLCYAAAANMTMAEASERFERERAPFGMVRSADELTRDPHAIAIGLFEEFDHPVVGRARLPRHPILFGETPARLGAGAPALGQHTDEILAEIGMAERIAALRAAAVVS; encoded by the coding sequence GTGGCCCACGGACCGCTCGAAGGCGTGCGCGTGCTCGACCTGTCGATCGCGCTCACCGGCCCGTACGCCGCGGCGCTGATGGCCGACCAGGGCGCCGAGGTCGTCAAGGTCGAGCGCCCGGGCATCGGCGACCTCGCGCGCTGGGTCGGCGTGTCGGTGAACCGGATGAGCGCGTTCTTCCTCGCGTGCAACCGCGGCAAGCGGTCGATCGCCGTCGACCTCGCGAAGGAGGACGGACGCGCCGTCGTGCTCGAGCTCGCCGCGCGCGCGGACGTCGTGATCCAGAACTTCCGCCCCGGCGTGATGGACCGTCTCGGCCTCGGCTACGACGCCGTTCGCGCGCGCAACCCCGACGTCGTCTACCTCTCGCTCTCGGGCTACGGCTCGACCGGGCCCTATCGCGACCGCAGCGCGTACGACACGGCGATCCAGGCCTACGCCGGGATGGCCGCGAACCAGGCCGACCCGAACGTCGGCACGCCCACCTTCCTGCGGCAGACGGCGGCCGACAAGGTGACGGCGCTCTATGCGAGCCAGGCCGTGGCGGCGGCGCTCTTCGCGCGCGCGCGCGGCCGCGGCGGGCAGCACATCGAGCTCTCGATGACCGACGCCGTCGTCTCGTTCCTGTGGGCCGACTCGGCCGGCAACGAGGTGCTGCTCGAATCCGATGGCAGCCAGCACTCGAGCTTCGTCGCCGGCTTCCAGCCGTTCGCGTTCGCCGACGGCTGGGGCATCGCGAACCCCACCTCGGCCGCCGACTTCCACGCCATGTGCCGCGCGCTCGGCGTGGAGGGATGGGACGACCCGCGCCTCGCGACGATGGAGGCGCGCAACGCGAACCGCGACTACACCGAGCAGATCATGGACCTCTGCTATGCGGCCGCCGCGAACATGACGATGGCCGAGGCGAGCGAGCGGTTCGAACGCGAGCGCGCGCCGTTCGGCATGGTGCGCTCCGCCGACGAGCTCACGCGCGACCCGCACGCCATCGCGATCGGCCTCTTCGAGGAGTTCGACCACCCGGTCGTCGGGCGCGCCCGCCTGCCGCGGCATCCGATCCTCTTCGGGGAGACGCCCGCCCGGCTCGGCGCCGGCGCACCGGCGCTCGGCCAGCACACCGACGAGATCCTCGCGGAGATCGGGATGGCGGAGCGCATCGCCGCGCTGCGCGCGGCGGCGGTGGTGTCGTGA
- a CDS encoding lipid-transfer protein, translating to MTTSNDIAVVGWARTDMVRQTELSETQLLLRVITDALEPLGLARGDVDFTCLGSCDYITGQAFSFVSNLDAIGAWPPKRDSHVEMDGAWALYEAWLRLQEGDIDIAVVTGSGRSSTGDPALIYPMEMDPFFLAPLGADPLTFAALQARAVIAAGIADERAMAEVAVRARGKGDVDELLARDYVRAPLRRHDLPPITDGAAAMVLARGDRARELVPRPAYVTGFDHRTECHNPSFRRLDDSPSTRIAAAAAGLGDGPVEVAELQAAFTHEELLLRRVLGLGDGVKVNASGGALRENPIMATGLCRIGHAADHVFAGGRRALAHATSGPCLQQNLVCILEGRS from the coding sequence ATGACGACCTCGAACGACATCGCGGTGGTGGGATGGGCGCGGACCGACATGGTCCGCCAGACCGAGCTCAGCGAGACGCAGCTCCTGCTGCGCGTCATCACCGACGCGCTCGAGCCGCTCGGCCTCGCGCGCGGCGACGTCGACTTCACGTGCCTCGGCTCGTGCGACTACATCACGGGGCAGGCCTTCTCGTTCGTGAGCAACCTCGACGCGATCGGCGCCTGGCCGCCGAAGCGCGACTCGCACGTCGAGATGGACGGCGCGTGGGCGCTCTACGAGGCGTGGCTGCGCCTGCAGGAGGGCGACATCGACATCGCCGTCGTGACGGGCTCGGGGCGCTCGTCGACCGGCGACCCGGCGCTCATCTACCCGATGGAGATGGACCCGTTCTTCCTCGCGCCGCTCGGCGCCGACCCGCTCACCTTCGCCGCGCTGCAGGCGCGCGCCGTGATCGCGGCGGGCATCGCCGACGAGCGCGCGATGGCGGAGGTCGCCGTGCGCGCGCGCGGCAAGGGCGACGTCGACGAGCTGCTCGCGCGCGACTACGTGCGCGCGCCGCTGCGCCGCCACGACCTGCCGCCCATCACCGACGGCGCGGCCGCGATGGTGCTCGCGCGCGGCGACCGCGCGCGCGAGCTCGTGCCGCGGCCCGCGTACGTCACGGGCTTCGACCACCGCACCGAGTGCCACAACCCGTCGTTCCGCCGCCTCGACGACTCGCCGTCGACGCGCATCGCCGCCGCGGCCGCGGGGCTCGGCGACGGGCCGGTCGAGGTCGCCGAGCTGCAGGCCGCATTCACGCACGAGGAGCTGCTGCTGCGCCGGGTGCTCGGGCTCGGCGACGGCGTGAAGGTGAACGCCTCGGGCGGCGCGCTGCGCGAGAACCCCATCATGGCGACGGGCCTGTGCCGCATCGGCCATGCGGCCGACCACGTCTTCGCCGGCGGCCGGCGCGCGCTCGCGCACGCGACGAGCGGCCCGTGCCTGCAGCAGAACCTCGTCTGCATCCTGGAGGGCCGCTCGTGA
- a CDS encoding M48 family metalloprotease gives MENETAANAIRVDRGPSERALGMLVWMVAIGAWIFLALSPIGIASAIALGLVFFLAHLAFVAHLRGSAVRSSGGALDALATQFPGTNMIVLYSDLLEACGDDEPARDFGIAHELGHLHAGHLRWHWFLTPGLAIPLLGHASSRARESTCDRYGIAASTDRERALDGLGVRAAGGMHAKLVQRRARVAQRSYLESVPMKLGRWLFTHPSIAHHLAAPRQRVGHGRCCRRTRGGAARPASQEVRA, from the coding sequence ATGGAGAACGAGACCGCGGCGAATGCGATCCGCGTCGATCGCGGGCCGAGCGAACGCGCGCTCGGGATGCTCGTGTGGATGGTGGCGATCGGAGCCTGGATCTTCCTGGCCCTCTCGCCGATCGGGATCGCATCCGCGATCGCTCTCGGCCTCGTCTTCTTCCTCGCGCACCTCGCCTTCGTCGCGCATCTGCGCGGGAGCGCGGTTCGCTCGTCGGGTGGTGCGCTCGACGCGTTGGCGACGCAGTTCCCGGGCACGAACATGATCGTGCTCTACTCCGACCTGCTCGAGGCATGTGGCGACGACGAGCCCGCGCGCGACTTCGGCATCGCCCACGAGCTCGGCCACCTCCACGCCGGGCACCTCCGCTGGCACTGGTTCCTGACGCCCGGGCTCGCGATTCCGCTCCTGGGACACGCCTCCTCGCGGGCGCGCGAGTCCACGTGCGATCGATACGGGATCGCCGCGAGCACCGACCGCGAGCGCGCGCTCGACGGGCTTGGCGTGCGCGCGGCGGGTGGCATGCACGCGAAGCTCGTGCAGCGTCGAGCGCGGGTCGCGCAGCGCTCCTACCTCGAGTCCGTCCCCATGAAGCTCGGGCGCTGGCTGTTCACGCACCCTTCGATCGCGCACCACCTCGCGGCGCCTCGCCAACGGGTCGGGCACGGACGATGCTGCCGGCGCACCCGGGGCGGCGCGGCGCGCCCCGCGAGCCAGGAGGTTCGAGCATGA
- a CDS encoding cytochrome P450 translates to MTASEIVYDPASEAFADRALDVYRALRDREPLHWSPYRKSWVVSRYDDVRALAADHETFSSERTSISLGLLPQIQQMDPPRHDELRNLLWRAFTPNRVAALEPRVRELARGLVDGFARDGRCDLLHEFASQLPSLVIGELIGIPPERRRAFLGWTEALITANPGKSWDTNPFQEIYQEFAKLLELRRSERRDDLMSALIDIEVEGEQLSQEELLGFCFLLVVGGNDTTTNLIANAAVLLARHPEQRAELVADPSLIPEAVEEALRCEAPTQALPRLATRDVELHGTRIRAGEEVSLLWGSANHDERRFPDPDRFDVHRADKRHLALGHGIHFCMGAHLARLEGRVALEELLARMPHYALADEPRWQASPWARAYAAVPIRF, encoded by the coding sequence ATGACGGCATCCGAGATCGTCTACGACCCTGCGAGCGAGGCGTTCGCCGACCGCGCGCTCGACGTCTACCGCGCGCTGCGCGACCGCGAGCCGCTCCACTGGTCGCCCTACCGCAAGTCGTGGGTCGTCTCGCGCTACGACGACGTGCGCGCGCTGGCCGCCGACCACGAGACGTTCTCGTCCGAACGCACGTCGATCAGCCTCGGGCTCCTGCCGCAGATCCAGCAGATGGACCCGCCGCGCCACGACGAGCTGCGCAACCTGCTCTGGAGGGCGTTCACGCCGAACCGCGTCGCGGCGCTCGAGCCGCGCGTGCGCGAGCTCGCGCGCGGGCTCGTCGACGGCTTCGCGCGCGACGGCCGGTGCGACCTGCTGCACGAGTTCGCGTCGCAGCTCCCGAGCCTCGTGATCGGCGAGCTGATCGGCATTCCCCCCGAGCGACGTCGCGCGTTCCTCGGCTGGACCGAGGCGCTCATCACCGCGAACCCCGGCAAGAGCTGGGACACGAATCCGTTCCAGGAGATCTACCAGGAGTTCGCGAAGCTCCTCGAGCTGCGGCGCAGCGAGCGGCGCGACGACCTGATGAGCGCGCTGATCGACATCGAGGTCGAGGGCGAGCAGCTCTCGCAGGAGGAGCTGCTCGGCTTCTGCTTCCTGCTCGTCGTCGGCGGCAACGACACGACCACGAACCTGATCGCGAACGCGGCCGTGCTGCTCGCGCGCCACCCCGAGCAGCGCGCCGAGCTCGTCGCCGACCCGTCGCTGATTCCCGAGGCGGTCGAGGAGGCGCTCCGCTGCGAGGCGCCGACGCAGGCGCTGCCGCGCCTCGCGACGCGCGACGTCGAGCTGCACGGCACGCGCATTCGCGCGGGCGAGGAGGTGTCGCTCCTCTGGGGCTCGGCCAACCACGACGAGCGCCGCTTCCCCGACCCCGATCGCTTCGACGTCCACCGCGCCGACAAGCGCCATCTCGCGCTCGGCCACGGCATCCACTTCTGCATGGGCGCGCACCTCGCGCGCCTCGAAGGGCGCGTCGCGCTCGAGGAGCTGCTCGCGCGCATGCCGCACTACGCGCTCGCCGACGAGCCGCGCTGGCAGGCGAGCCCGTGGGCGCGCGCGTACGCGGCGGTGCCGATCCGGTTCTGA
- a CDS encoding OB-fold domain-containing protein, which yields MTRFVESTITFPYVRSLGPVNGAFMTALTEKRILGIRNGDAVLCPPMEWDPATGADLGNDLVEVGPAGTVESWTWVPEPSGQHPLRTPFAFAFIRLDGASTPLLHAVDAGSPDAMSEGMRVAPRWKGERVGHITDIACFVPGESPDVDGQDRGPARAPVALMNYLASITYRNPVPPAGDLVVAASRERRIAGFRCPACGKTYAGGRAICPIDALELGAEHLVDLPQTGTITNFVVVTPIPYPGQTETEPFARVFVLLDDTDVVVGYQPVVDLPVADLAVGVRVEAAWSDAADAAGADSMGGSYGALVGWRPSGEPRVESPDLVNRIF from the coding sequence TTGACACGCTTCGTCGAGAGCACGATCACGTTCCCGTACGTCCGCTCGCTCGGGCCGGTGAACGGCGCGTTCATGACGGCGCTCACCGAGAAGCGGATCCTCGGGATCCGCAACGGCGACGCCGTGCTGTGTCCGCCCATGGAATGGGATCCCGCGACCGGCGCCGATCTCGGAAACGATCTCGTCGAGGTCGGCCCGGCGGGCACGGTGGAGTCGTGGACGTGGGTGCCGGAGCCGAGCGGCCAGCACCCGCTGCGCACGCCGTTCGCGTTCGCGTTCATCCGGCTCGACGGCGCGTCGACGCCGCTCCTGCACGCGGTCGACGCGGGCTCGCCCGATGCGATGTCCGAAGGCATGCGCGTCGCGCCGCGCTGGAAGGGCGAGCGCGTCGGACACATCACCGACATCGCGTGCTTCGTTCCGGGGGAGTCGCCCGACGTCGACGGCCAGGATCGCGGCCCGGCGCGCGCGCCGGTCGCGTTGATGAACTACCTCGCGTCGATCACCTATCGCAATCCCGTCCCGCCGGCCGGCGACCTGGTGGTCGCCGCCTCGCGCGAGCGACGCATCGCGGGCTTCCGCTGCCCGGCGTGCGGCAAGACGTACGCGGGCGGCCGCGCCATCTGCCCGATCGACGCGCTCGAGCTCGGCGCCGAGCACCTGGTCGACCTGCCGCAGACGGGCACGATCACGAACTTCGTCGTCGTCACGCCCATTCCCTATCCGGGCCAGACCGAGACCGAGCCGTTCGCGCGCGTCTTCGTGCTGCTCGACGACACGGACGTCGTCGTCGGCTACCAGCCCGTCGTCGATCTCCCCGTCGCCGACCTCGCCGTCGGCGTGCGCGTCGAGGCGGCGTGGTCGGACGCGGCCGACGCCGCGGGCGCGGACTCGATGGGCGGCAGCTACGGCGCGCTCGTCGGCTGGCGGCCGAGCGGCGAGCCGCGCGTCGAGAGCCCCGACCTCGTGAACAGGATCTTCTGA
- a CDS encoding thiolase domain-containing protein has protein sequence MIPAAVVGVGQTHHKTRRHDVSFGGLVREAVFRALEDAHMTMADIDAVVLGKAPDLFEGVMKPELYLSDALGAVGKPMFRVHTAGSVGGTTGIVAASHVQAGKHRTVLAVAFEKQSEGNAQFALGSGKGASLGAGGAFAPFIRSYIHRSGAPEHIGWKVAVKDRQNALLNPYAHLKIADISIEKVKNSQMMWEPIRFLESCPSSDGACAVVITDEKGAKAAAGDGRAPAWILGTSSRSEPPAFPGRDPVRPQACLTCAKDVYAQAGITKPREQLDMAELYVPFSWHEAMWLEAHHIAEEGAGWKMIDDGSTEIGGSFPVNCSGGVLSSNPIGASGLLRFAEAALQVRGMAGEHQVDGARTALGMAYGANSQYFSMWVVGSRQRPFG, from the coding sequence GTGATCCCCGCAGCCGTCGTCGGCGTCGGCCAGACGCACCACAAGACGCGCCGTCACGACGTCTCGTTCGGCGGCCTCGTGCGCGAAGCCGTCTTCCGCGCGCTCGAGGACGCGCACATGACGATGGCCGACATCGACGCCGTCGTCCTCGGCAAGGCGCCCGACCTCTTCGAGGGCGTGATGAAGCCCGAGCTCTACCTGTCGGACGCGCTCGGCGCGGTCGGCAAGCCGATGTTCCGCGTGCACACGGCGGGCTCGGTCGGCGGGACGACGGGCATCGTCGCCGCGAGCCACGTGCAGGCGGGCAAGCACCGCACGGTGCTCGCCGTCGCGTTCGAGAAGCAGTCCGAGGGCAATGCGCAGTTCGCGCTCGGCTCGGGCAAGGGCGCGTCGCTCGGCGCGGGCGGCGCGTTCGCGCCGTTCATCCGCTCCTACATCCACCGCTCGGGAGCGCCCGAGCACATCGGATGGAAGGTCGCGGTGAAGGATCGCCAGAACGCGCTCCTCAACCCGTATGCGCACCTGAAGATCGCGGACATCTCGATCGAGAAGGTGAAGAACAGCCAGATGATGTGGGAGCCGATCCGCTTCCTCGAGTCGTGCCCGTCGTCCGATGGCGCGTGCGCGGTCGTCATCACCGACGAGAAGGGCGCGAAGGCCGCGGCGGGAGACGGCCGCGCGCCGGCGTGGATCCTCGGCACGTCGTCGCGCTCGGAGCCGCCCGCGTTCCCGGGCCGCGACCCCGTGCGCCCGCAGGCGTGCCTCACCTGTGCGAAGGACGTGTACGCGCAGGCCGGCATCACGAAGCCGCGCGAGCAGCTCGACATGGCCGAGCTCTACGTGCCGTTCTCGTGGCACGAGGCGATGTGGCTCGAGGCGCATCACATCGCGGAAGAGGGCGCGGGCTGGAAGATGATCGACGACGGCTCGACCGAGATCGGCGGCTCGTTCCCGGTCAACTGCTCGGGCGGCGTGCTGTCGTCGAACCCGATCGGCGCGTCGGGCCTGCTGCGCTTCGCCGAGGCGGCGCTGCAGGTGCGCGGCATGGCCGGCGAGCACCAGGTCGACGGCGCGCGCACGGCGCTCGGCATGGCCTACGGCGCGAACTCGCAGTACTTCAGCATGTGGGTCGTCGGGAGCCGACAGCGCCCGTTCGGTTGA